The following coding sequences lie in one Candidatus Edwardsbacteria bacterium genomic window:
- the gcvH gene encoding glycine cleavage system protein GcvH: MNFPKDLKYAASHEWARIEGDIATIGISDFAQGELGDIVFVEMPAIGSKVEMGKPFGTVEAVKAVSDLNAPLSGEVAEINGELEGTPDLVNKDAYGKGWMVKIKLSDASQAGKLMDAEAYEKMEKHGH; encoded by the coding sequence ATGAACTTTCCCAAGGATTTGAAATACGCCGCCAGCCATGAGTGGGCCAGGATAGAAGGCGACATCGCCACCATCGGCATCAGCGATTTCGCCCAGGGCGAACTGGGGGACATCGTCTTCGTGGAGATGCCGGCCATCGGTTCCAAAGTCGAGATGGGCAAGCCATTCGGCACCGTGGAGGCGGTAAAGGCGGTATCCGATTTAAACGCCCCGCTGTCCGGCGAGGTGGCCGAGATAAACGGCGAACTGGAGGGCACCCCCGACCTGGTCAACAAGGATGCCTACGGAAAAGGCTGGATGGTCAAGATAAAATTATCCGATGCTTCCCAGGCCGGCAAGCTGATGGACGCCGAGGCCTACGAAAAGATGGAAAAGCACGGACATTAA